GCGATTAATCCTAAAACCCCTCAGACCACAAACCGTTTAAGCTTTCTTCAAGAAGGTGATCATCTATCTAGCTCGAGCAGCAGAAAGTGTTTGAGCTTCCAGCAGAAGAATCAGTCACATCGATGGTTGTGCCTTGACTAGGAGGTGCGGTATTCCTTGCTGCCTCTTGGGCCGCAAGTGCCTTCTTGTTCATTATGTGATAGATCTCTGTTAGAATCGTTTGAAACGCCTTCTCGATGTTTTCCGATCCTAGTGCTGAAGTCTCCAAGAAAGACAGTTCTTCCTTCTCGGCGTATTCCTGTCCTTCGCTTTCTGAAACTGCTCTTAGATGCGTCAAATCTGACTTATTACCAGCCATCATGACGACAATGTTGGAATCTGCATGGTCTCTGAGTTCGTGTAGCCACCTCTGCATATTGTCGAAGGTTTGCTTCTTCGTTATATCGTAGACGAGAAGTGCTCCCACCGCACCCCGGTAGTATGCACTGGTGATGGCACGGTACCTTTCTTGACCAGCTGTGTCCCAAATCTGCGCCTTCACTGTCTTCCCTTCAATCTGTTCATTCATTTCGGTTATTGATCTGATACAAACCCAGAAGTTAAgtaaaatttgagaaaaataaaatacatgaTTTCAAGTAAAACGAAATAGTTATTCACATAAACCCTGTGTAACATTCTCTTCTCCTCAGGTAATATTTTATCTACCTAAACGTTATAAATTTTGTTGATTTCTACAGAAATTATGAAGAGCATCAGTAGTAAAAGAACTTCCCccttttttcctttatttcccTTCAAATTCCAAGTAATGGAAAGTTCTTTTTCCCATCCAGGCTCCCTTCAGTCTTTTTTACTTCTCTTGTCTCACGGACTGAGGAGTTGAGAAGGTAGCTGTTGAATTTACAATAAAGTGAAACAATAGGGAATATAATGGAATCATGGTTTAGGTATTTTACCATTCTGCATAACACAATCAGCAGCTCCATGTCTGCTACAGAAATAAATGAGGCACATTTTGGCTCAGATGCTCAAATCCAATAACAAAGAAACTCCATAAACCATACGCAAAATTGTCCAACTGATGAAACAAAGGTCATGCTTGTTTTAAGTTGATTCCTAATGTTGGGGTGTTTAGGTACCACCGATCACCCGCCTGCCTGTTAAGCTTTCGAGCCTTGGCGATCCTTTTGCTCGTGTGTTTGTTTTCGTTCTTCCTATCTTTCAGAACAATTCAAGTTCACTATTTTGGCAACTATAGGAACAGAGTTGCCCAATTGAACCAAATATGCAGCGGAGTCTAGCCATTGTAAATGCATTTTTTGTCAGCTAGGTACCTTTTTGTTAGCTAAAGATCAACATTGAACACTCCATTATCATTTGATGAACATTTTAAATAAACTTTAAGTTTTTAGCTTGGGTTATATGAGGTATACCATCTGCCTCTAGTGAATCTATTCTTATGGGAGGTAGTTTGCAAAACCGAGAAACATTAATCTACAACATTCGCATTAATAATGTTCTAAAAATACGTCCAAAAAGAAAGAATGATGAGCATCGATTGGACAA
This genomic stretch from Zingiber officinale cultivar Zhangliang chromosome 7A, Zo_v1.1, whole genome shotgun sequence harbors:
- the LOC122001183 gene encoding ras-related protein Rab2BV-like isoform X1 — protein: MAHRLDHEYDYLFKIVLIGDSGVGKSNILSRFTRNEFSLDSKSTIGVEFATKTLQIEGKTVKAQIWDTAGQERYRAITSAYYRGAVGALLVYDITKKQTFDNMQRWLHELRDHADSNIVVMMAGNKSDLTHLRAVSESEGQEYAEKEELSFLETSALGSENIEKAFQTILTEIYHIMNKKALAAQEAARNTAPPSQGTTIDVTDSSAGSSNTFCCSS
- the LOC122001183 gene encoding ras-related protein Rab2BV-like isoform X2, which codes for MNEQIEGKTVKAQIWDTAGQERYRAITSAYYRGAVGALLVYDITKKQTFDNMQRWLHELRDHADSNIVVMMAGNKSDLTHLRAVSESEGQEYAEKEELSFLETSALGSENIEKAFQTILTEIYHIMNKKALAAQEAARNTAPPSQGTTIDVTDSSAGSSNTFCCSS